In the genome of Shewanella glacialimarina, one region contains:
- a CDS encoding DNA polymerase II, translated as MKLNSNLLPVNKALTRIEGQVLTRHANYRQGQLVLQYYIKTANGPVLVELHNEDVVCFCRQADVAKLTPYLTQARVAVLAMTNFDHHIVCGIYLKTSSALKQLQRIANDIGVPLYETDIRAEQRYLIERFIAFDIECEGTIESSVKSLPVLTAHRARRGSVRTTKVDNVNDDFLHAAASGTALADGARDKQNVLSTRSDLKVVSLDFECSMQGELYSVGLYGTDYQCVIMVGEQASYPDAEDYIVWVKDEVALLHRLINWFSQYDPDVIIGWAVVVFDLALLFKRCKHHHIPLRIGRGHSELSWKVEDKYRPETLNLPGRVVLDGIDWLKAAFYNFDRFSLEFVSRALLNEGKAIDHVENRGNEISQMFVEDKLKLAHYNLTDCRLVWDIFDKTQLLDFAIERAKLTGLEFGRVGASVAAFYHLYLPHLHRSGFVAPQMPASNGLESPGGYVMDSMPGHYKNVLVLDFKSLYPSIIRTFLIDPKGLVEGLKLAESNLDTSEVLVDGFLGAKFNRHNPILPKLIASLAEQREQAKKDHNAPLSQAIKIIMNSLYGVLGSKGCVFHDAKLASSITMRGHQIMKMTKIWIEEMGYQVIYGDTDSTFVWLGNDIQLNASEIGLQMAKIITDKWADWCATEFNLPSYLELEFESHFQQFIMPTLRGSEIGSKKRYVGLKLDKHEKPEMVFKGMEQVRSDWTPLSKRIQYQLYQRFFNQQDISEFLESQVALLKQGAFDQELVFKKRLKRNVEDYTAKSTPHVRAAKLMAEYQQNSDWLKRGAVIEYVITTAGVQPVCDKDWLMDYDYYIEKQIQPIAEPILSLLGLSYGDFSNGQMSLI; from the coding sequence ATAAAATTGAACTCAAATCTCTTACCGGTAAATAAAGCCTTAACCCGTATTGAAGGGCAGGTACTTACTCGTCATGCCAACTATCGGCAGGGCCAGTTAGTGCTGCAATATTATATTAAAACGGCTAATGGACCTGTGCTCGTTGAACTTCATAACGAGGATGTTGTGTGCTTTTGCCGTCAAGCTGATGTGGCCAAGTTAACACCTTACTTAACCCAAGCCCGTGTGGCTGTTTTAGCAATGACCAATTTTGACCATCACATTGTTTGTGGCATTTATTTAAAAACCAGTTCTGCGCTTAAGCAATTGCAGCGCATTGCCAATGATATCGGGGTGCCTTTATATGAAACCGATATTCGTGCCGAGCAACGTTATTTGATTGAGCGATTTATCGCATTTGATATCGAATGTGAGGGCACTATTGAGTCTAGTGTAAAAAGTCTGCCAGTACTTACCGCGCATCGTGCAAGAAGAGGTAGCGTAAGAACAACCAAGGTAGACAATGTAAACGATGATTTTTTGCACGCTGCAGCCAGCGGTACTGCTTTGGCTGATGGCGCGCGTGATAAACAAAATGTGTTATCAACAAGAAGTGATTTAAAAGTTGTTTCACTCGATTTTGAATGCAGTATGCAAGGCGAGTTGTATTCGGTTGGCCTTTACGGGACTGATTATCAATGCGTTATTATGGTGGGTGAACAAGCATCATACCCTGATGCCGAAGATTACATTGTGTGGGTTAAAGATGAGGTTGCTTTACTGCACCGATTAATCAATTGGTTTAGTCAGTATGATCCCGACGTTATTATTGGGTGGGCTGTGGTGGTGTTTGATTTAGCATTGCTATTTAAGCGTTGTAAACATCATCATATTCCACTCAGAATTGGCCGAGGCCACAGTGAGTTAAGCTGGAAAGTCGAAGATAAATATCGCCCTGAAACCTTAAATTTGCCCGGACGAGTGGTATTAGATGGCATTGATTGGCTTAAAGCTGCATTTTATAACTTTGATCGATTTTCGCTTGAGTTTGTGTCGCGTGCTTTATTAAATGAGGGTAAAGCGATTGACCATGTTGAAAATCGAGGTAATGAAATAAGCCAAATGTTCGTTGAGGATAAGCTCAAACTAGCGCACTACAATTTAACTGATTGTCGCTTGGTGTGGGATATTTTTGACAAGACTCAGCTACTTGATTTTGCCATAGAACGCGCTAAGTTAACCGGGCTTGAGTTTGGTCGAGTCGGGGCATCTGTCGCCGCTTTTTATCACTTATATCTTCCGCATTTACACCGCAGCGGTTTTGTTGCCCCCCAAATGCCCGCAAGTAATGGGCTGGAAAGTCCTGGTGGTTATGTGATGGATTCTATGCCAGGACATTATAAAAATGTGTTGGTACTTGATTTTAAAAGTTTGTATCCCTCAATTATCCGCACTTTTTTGATTGATCCTAAAGGTTTAGTAGAAGGCTTAAAGTTAGCTGAGTCAAATTTAGATACCAGTGAAGTGCTGGTTGATGGCTTTCTCGGGGCAAAGTTTAATCGCCATAATCCAATTCTGCCCAAGTTGATAGCCAGCTTAGCTGAGCAGCGTGAGCAGGCTAAAAAAGATCACAACGCTCCATTGTCGCAAGCCATCAAAATTATCATGAACTCACTATACGGCGTATTAGGGTCAAAGGGGTGCGTATTTCATGATGCAAAGCTCGCCAGCTCTATTACGATGCGCGGTCACCAGATAATGAAAATGACCAAGATTTGGATAGAAGAAATGGGTTATCAAGTCATTTATGGTGATACCGACTCTACATTTGTTTGGCTAGGTAATGATATCCAATTAAATGCGTCAGAAATTGGCTTGCAAATGGCAAAAATCATTACCGATAAATGGGCTGATTGGTGTGCGACAGAATTTAATTTACCAAGTTATCTTGAATTAGAATTTGAAAGCCATTTTCAGCAATTTATTATGCCCACTTTACGCGGAAGTGAAATTGGCAGTAAAAAACGCTATGTTGGCTTGAAATTAGATAAACATGAAAAGCCTGAAATGGTCTTTAAAGGAATGGAGCAGGTCAGAAGCGATTGGACACCGCTTTCTAAACGCATTCAATATCAGCTGTATCAGCGATTCTTTAATCAGCAAGATATTAGCGAGTTTTTAGAGTCCCAAGTTGCGCTGTTAAAGCAAGGAGCATTCGATCAAGAACTAGTGTTCAAAAAACGCTTAAAGCGAAATGTTGAAGACTACACCGCTAAGTCGACCCCACATGTTAGGGCGGCAAAGTTGATGGCCGAGTATCAGCAAAATAGCGACTGGTTAAAAAGGGGAGCGGTTATTGAGTATGTGATCACCACCGCAGGCGTTCAACCTGTGTGTGATAAAGACTGGTTAATGGATTATGACTATTACATCGAAAAACAAATTCAACCTATTGCAGAGCCGATATTGTCATTACTTGGGTTAAGTTATGGCGATTTTTCTAACGGTCAAATGTCATTGATCTAA
- a CDS encoding TonB-dependent receptor domain-containing protein, whose product MHKNVLAKSVRLALIGGAAAAALSVPAVFAAEDDGAKVERIEVTGSRIKRTDIETSSPVTVMDATEIKASGYDRIEDVLNQLPQIEAAETAFLANGATGTATVDLRGLGSNRTLVLINGRRMQAGSITSQVADVNQIPASLIKRVEVLTGGAGAVYGADAVAGVVNFVMNDDFEGFAFNAGASGYQHDNSNGYIQSLMDKRSFDYETGNTGVDGKTYTMDITMGSEFDGGKGHAVAYAVWRRNDELLQGSRDYASCALNGGGTACGGSGTTPNPFFDIFPVVDGEVDYSNEFYGYLNPNGEGFVPDDGYRYNYAPVNHFMRPNERFTTGAFINYEINEHFRPYMELSFMHNRTAGQIAESGTFYNQELLFDYNNPLISDFQKAQLQELFGQTADDQFVAYIGKRNVEGGPRSNNLEHSSYRILTGMEGELSDAWSYDVSFAYSATASNSVYQNDLLATKIPDRVGAVGTECNVEDGCLYYNVFTLGGVTQEQAAQLAGVGIQTGLVTQTIYNGYVSGEFDFGLPSASSNIGAVFGLERREQEYERISDTIYAEGTLLGQGGPNPSLNGEIIVNEVFGEFAIPVLDEWNVNLAARASDYSTSGTDYTYSLGTDYTIADAYKLRMSYAQAIRAPNIGELFDAQTIGLWSGDDPCSGSAADITAAGFTQAMCANTGMTAAQFGNVSTSPAGQYNQFSGGNTELQPEQAKTLTVGLVANPFDNFNFSLDYFNIQMEEVVGTIGAERILTNCAETGDALFCDSVKRSASGSLWLGQEGYVSNLGSNIGGRTWEGVDATAGYKIDLGAGTLDFALNGFYSMKKEVEPILGDAGLAYDCSGVISTSCFASPKWRHNFTTTYSGDDYSVALKWRYFDKVDYEGTADTKLIENGGIDSYSYFDLSGNYAVSDNVTFTAGVNNIFDKEPPMVGNTVASNANTVAGFYDTLGRFLFVSAGVKF is encoded by the coding sequence ATGCATAAGAACGTATTAGCCAAATCAGTGCGCTTAGCTTTGATCGGCGGTGCAGCAGCAGCTGCGTTAAGCGTGCCAGCAGTATTTGCAGCTGAAGATGATGGTGCAAAAGTTGAGCGTATAGAAGTAACAGGTTCTCGTATTAAAAGAACTGATATAGAAACTTCTAGCCCAGTTACTGTTATGGACGCAACAGAAATTAAAGCATCAGGCTACGATCGTATTGAAGATGTTTTAAACCAATTACCACAAATCGAAGCAGCTGAAACCGCTTTCCTTGCAAACGGTGCAACTGGTACAGCAACAGTTGACTTACGTGGACTAGGTTCAAACAGAACGCTTGTTTTGATCAATGGTCGTCGTATGCAAGCTGGTAGTATTACTTCACAGGTAGCTGACGTTAACCAAATCCCTGCTTCATTAATTAAACGAGTTGAAGTGTTAACTGGTGGTGCTGGCGCTGTTTATGGTGCTGATGCTGTAGCTGGTGTTGTTAACTTCGTAATGAATGATGATTTTGAAGGTTTTGCATTCAATGCAGGCGCTTCTGGTTACCAACATGACAACAGCAATGGCTATATCCAAAGCTTAATGGATAAGAGATCATTTGATTACGAAACTGGTAACACAGGTGTTGACGGTAAAACTTACACCATGGATATTACCATGGGTAGTGAATTTGATGGTGGTAAAGGCCATGCAGTAGCTTATGCTGTTTGGCGTAGAAACGATGAGTTATTACAAGGTTCTCGCGATTATGCATCTTGTGCATTAAATGGCGGCGGCACAGCTTGTGGTGGTTCTGGTACTACTCCTAACCCTTTCTTTGATATCTTCCCTGTCGTTGATGGTGAAGTTGATTATTCAAACGAGTTTTATGGATATTTAAATCCAAATGGTGAAGGTTTTGTTCCAGACGATGGTTATCGCTATAACTATGCTCCAGTAAACCACTTTATGCGTCCGAACGAGCGTTTTACCACTGGTGCATTTATTAACTATGAAATTAACGAACATTTCCGTCCTTATATGGAATTGTCGTTCATGCACAACAGAACAGCTGGCCAAATTGCAGAATCTGGTACTTTCTATAACCAAGAACTGTTATTTGATTATAACAACCCGCTAATCAGTGATTTCCAAAAAGCTCAACTACAAGAACTTTTCGGACAAACAGCTGATGACCAATTTGTTGCCTATATTGGTAAGCGAAATGTTGAAGGTGGTCCACGTTCTAACAATCTAGAGCATTCTTCTTACCGCATACTAACAGGTATGGAAGGTGAGCTTTCTGATGCTTGGTCTTATGACGTAAGTTTTGCTTATTCAGCAACAGCTTCAAACTCTGTATACCAGAACGATTTGTTAGCAACTAAAATTCCTGACCGTGTTGGTGCTGTAGGCACTGAGTGTAATGTAGAAGATGGTTGTTTATACTACAACGTGTTTACTCTAGGTGGCGTAACCCAAGAGCAAGCGGCTCAGTTAGCTGGTGTTGGTATTCAAACTGGTTTAGTGACTCAAACTATTTATAACGGTTATGTTAGTGGTGAATTCGATTTTGGATTACCGTCAGCGTCATCTAACATAGGTGCAGTATTTGGTTTAGAGCGTCGTGAACAGGAATACGAACGTATTTCTGATACCATCTATGCAGAAGGTACATTACTTGGTCAAGGCGGTCCTAACCCAAGTTTGAACGGTGAGATAATCGTTAACGAAGTGTTTGGTGAATTTGCTATACCAGTGCTTGATGAGTGGAACGTAAACTTAGCGGCTCGTGCGTCTGACTATTCAACTTCAGGTACTGATTATACTTATTCATTAGGTACAGATTATACTATTGCTGACGCTTATAAGTTACGCATGAGCTACGCTCAAGCTATCCGTGCTCCTAACATCGGCGAATTATTTGATGCACAAACGATAGGTTTGTGGAGTGGTGATGATCCGTGTTCAGGTTCTGCTGCAGACATTACTGCTGCCGGCTTTACACAAGCTATGTGTGCTAATACTGGTATGACTGCTGCGCAATTTGGTAATGTCTCTACATCACCTGCTGGTCAATACAACCAATTCTCTGGTGGTAATACTGAACTACAACCTGAACAAGCTAAAACGCTTACTGTTGGTTTAGTGGCTAACCCATTTGATAACTTCAACTTCTCTTTGGATTATTTCAATATTCAAATGGAAGAAGTAGTGGGTACAATTGGCGCTGAGCGTATATTAACTAACTGTGCCGAAACTGGCGATGCTTTGTTCTGTGACAGTGTTAAACGTAGCGCTTCAGGTAGCTTATGGCTTGGACAAGAAGGTTATGTATCTAACCTAGGTTCTAACATTGGCGGCCGTACTTGGGAAGGTGTTGATGCTACCGCTGGCTACAAAATTGATTTAGGTGCAGGTACTTTAGATTTCGCACTAAACGGTTTCTACAGCATGAAAAAAGAAGTTGAACCTATTTTAGGTGATGCTGGCCTAGCTTATGACTGTTCTGGTGTGATTAGTACTTCTTGTTTCGCGTCACCAAAATGGCGTCATAACTTCACTACTACTTACAGTGGTGATGACTATAGCGTAGCGTTAAAATGGCGTTATTTTGACAAAGTTGACTATGAAGGCACTGCAGATACTAAGTTAATTGAAAATGGCGGTATCGATTCATACAGCTACTTCGATTTATCAGGTAATTATGCTGTGAGCGATAATGTCACCTTTACAGCTGGTGTGAACAACATTTTTGACAAAGAGCCTCCAATGGTTGGTAATACTGTAGCTAGCAACGCTAATACAGTAGCTGGCTTCTACGATACTCTAGGTCGATTCCTATTTGTTAGCGCTGGCGTTAAGTTCTAA
- a CDS encoding sulfite exporter TauE/SafE family protein codes for MELMLDPSHLAALAVIGIIAGFIDAIVGGGGLLSIPALLTMGIPPHLALGTNKLAACFGSITSSYTYYKQQLFVPAFWKTCAIATFVGAILGSGLVFLINSNWLEKLLPLLIISIAIYTLFSPKAMGSAHYVAPTKAPTNKRQATQGLILGGYDGFAGPGIGAFWTVSSISLHKLPLLESCALARIMTLISNITALIIFASLGQVNWILGLWMGVCMMAGSFIGARSAIRFGIPFIKPLFIISVVSIATHLAWSAWA; via the coding sequence TTGGAATTAATGTTAGACCCAAGCCACTTAGCGGCATTGGCGGTTATTGGAATTATCGCAGGCTTTATTGACGCTATAGTCGGTGGCGGTGGCCTTTTGTCTATTCCCGCCTTGCTCACCATGGGTATACCACCACATTTAGCCCTGGGGACCAATAAATTAGCGGCATGTTTTGGTTCAATTACCTCTAGCTATACCTATTATAAACAGCAATTATTTGTACCAGCATTCTGGAAGACCTGCGCTATTGCCACTTTTGTCGGTGCGATACTCGGTAGCGGACTGGTATTTTTAATTAACTCGAATTGGCTTGAAAAGTTACTTCCACTGCTTATTATCAGTATTGCGATTTATACTTTATTCAGCCCTAAAGCCATGGGCAGTGCACATTATGTCGCGCCTACCAAAGCTCCAACTAATAAACGCCAAGCAACTCAAGGATTAATACTGGGCGGTTACGATGGATTTGCAGGGCCCGGTATCGGTGCATTTTGGACTGTTTCCTCTATTTCTTTACATAAATTACCGTTACTAGAAAGTTGTGCTTTAGCAAGAATCATGACACTAATCAGTAACATTACTGCGCTAATTATTTTTGCTAGCTTGGGGCAAGTTAATTGGATATTAGGCCTATGGATGGGAGTTTGCATGATGGCAGGATCATTTATTGGGGCGCGAAGCGCTATCCGTTTTGGCATTCCTTTTATCAAGCCGTTGTTTATTATCTCTGTGGTATCTATTGCCACCCATTTAGCCTGGAGTGCCTGGGCATGA
- a CDS encoding MotA/TolQ/ExbB proton channel family protein, whose protein sequence is MKKLITTAVLAASLSLTAGMVSAADAPKTIDQLLQQVKVERANEGKNSAKREREFQNERGDKASLLKREKDALASEKQRGKDLNQAFLDNERKIAQLEEDLKTAQGDLGEMFGVVKGEAGDFAGKLAASNISAQYPGRDAFIAELGSRKSLPKIEELEQFWEAQLFEMVQSGKVVKFTGDVTAIDGNVVSTSIYRVGAFNLTADGQYVVYKPELSLIQELSQQPEGYQVSAVGNWENTTSGFSEFYIDPARGVLLNIFTNKASIEDRLEAGGPIGYIILVLLALGGLIALERLVTLTVTSGKVKSQRKNINNPGKNPLGRILKVYQDNKDVDVETLELKLDEAILKETPALEARISIIKVLAAIAPMMGLLGTVTGMIATFQSIQLFGTGDPKLMAGGISMALVTTVQGLIAALPLMLLHAIVVARSKSIVQVLEEQSAGIIAEHAEKRAD, encoded by the coding sequence ATGAAGAAGTTAATTACTACAGCTGTATTAGCTGCAAGTTTGTCTTTAACTGCTGGCATGGTTTCTGCTGCTGACGCACCAAAAACTATCGACCAATTATTGCAACAAGTTAAAGTTGAACGCGCTAATGAAGGCAAAAACAGCGCTAAACGTGAAAGAGAATTCCAAAACGAACGTGGTGACAAAGCGTCACTATTAAAACGTGAAAAAGATGCTTTAGCTTCAGAGAAGCAACGTGGTAAAGACCTTAACCAAGCGTTTTTAGATAACGAGCGTAAAATTGCTCAGTTAGAAGAAGATTTAAAAACAGCCCAAGGCGACTTAGGCGAAATGTTTGGTGTTGTTAAAGGTGAAGCTGGCGATTTCGCTGGTAAACTTGCAGCATCAAATATTTCTGCTCAATACCCAGGCCGTGATGCATTTATTGCAGAATTAGGCTCACGTAAATCATTACCGAAAATTGAAGAACTAGAGCAATTCTGGGAAGCGCAATTATTTGAAATGGTTCAGTCTGGTAAAGTGGTTAAATTCACCGGTGATGTGACTGCAATCGACGGTAACGTTGTTAGCACTTCTATCTACCGTGTTGGTGCATTCAACTTAACAGCTGATGGTCAATATGTTGTTTATAAGCCTGAGTTAAGCTTAATTCAAGAGCTTTCACAACAACCTGAAGGTTATCAAGTTTCTGCAGTAGGTAACTGGGAAAATACAACTTCTGGTTTCTCTGAGTTCTATATTGATCCAGCCCGTGGTGTGTTACTAAACATCTTCACTAACAAAGCTAGTATCGAAGACCGTTTAGAAGCTGGTGGACCAATTGGTTATATTATTCTAGTACTACTTGCATTAGGTGGTTTAATCGCATTAGAGCGTTTAGTCACGTTAACAGTTACTTCTGGTAAAGTTAAAAGCCAACGTAAAAATATCAATAACCCAGGTAAGAACCCACTTGGTCGTATCTTGAAAGTATATCAAGACAACAAAGATGTTGATGTTGAAACGTTAGAGCTGAAACTTGATGAAGCTATTTTGAAAGAAACGCCTGCTTTAGAAGCACGTATTTCAATCATTAAGGTACTAGCAGCTATCGCGCCAATGATGGGTCTTCTAGGTACAGTAACCGGTATGATTGCAACTTTCCAATCAATCCAGTTATTCGGTACAGGCGATCCAAAGTTAATGGCTGGCGGTATTTCTATGGCACTTGTTACTACAGTACAAGGTCTAATTGCAGCGTTACCATTAATGTTATTACACGCAATTGTTGTTGCACGTAGTAAATCAATCGTTCAAGTTCTTGAAGAACAAAGCGCTGGTATCATTGCAGAACATGCTGAGAAGAGGGCTGACTAA
- a CDS encoding DUF3450 domain-containing protein — MSKVSNRTKIATALVGALALASSNLVVANPLADVQKADSRIHAETAASQQKVDKYFDQAQDMLFEYGSVADERESLKSYNDYVAGLVADQQKTLDSIQTDINGVDKLRQGVVPLMFKMVDALEQFVQLDLPFNTEVRTERVQNLKNILDTAEVTLAEKYRLILDAYSIEREYGNFVSVHTGKLSLDGKEVLVDFFNLGRVALYAQSLDQKIAWMYDAEAKTWNKLEDSYLRDITKGIRIARKQGALDLFALPIPAAETAQ, encoded by the coding sequence ATGTCCAAGGTAAGCAATAGAACAAAAATCGCTACTGCACTTGTTGGCGCACTGGCTTTAGCTAGTAGCAACCTGGTAGTTGCAAATCCTCTTGCCGATGTGCAAAAGGCTGACAGCAGAATTCATGCTGAAACTGCAGCGTCACAACAAAAAGTTGACAAATACTTTGACCAAGCTCAAGACATGTTGTTTGAGTATGGCAGTGTTGCTGATGAACGCGAATCACTAAAGTCTTACAATGACTACGTAGCTGGTTTAGTGGCAGATCAACAAAAAACACTGGATTCAATACAAACAGACATCAATGGCGTTGACAAGTTACGTCAAGGTGTTGTGCCGTTAATGTTTAAAATGGTTGATGCATTAGAGCAGTTTGTTCAATTAGATCTTCCTTTTAATACTGAAGTACGTACTGAACGTGTACAAAATCTAAAAAACATTCTAGATACAGCAGAAGTCACTTTAGCTGAAAAATATCGTCTTATTCTTGATGCATACAGCATTGAACGTGAATACGGTAACTTTGTATCAGTTCATACTGGTAAATTAAGCTTAGATGGTAAAGAAGTACTTGTTGATTTCTTTAACCTAGGTCGCGTAGCGCTTTACGCTCAAAGCTTAGATCAAAAAATTGCGTGGATGTACGATGCTGAAGCTAAAACTTGGAACAAGTTAGAAGACAGCTATTTACGTGACATCACAAAGGGTATTCGCATTGCTCGTAAGCAAGGTGCTCTAGATCTATTCGCATTACCAATTCCTGCTGCGGAGACTGCTCAATAA
- a CDS encoding MotA/TolQ/ExbB proton channel family protein, with the protein MMLFLMDIWDSVRGFMASGGDVLWLVAAVLFLMWVLMLERYWYLNWISPKQHQAVISAWEARDETHSWHAHRIREAWVSQAKQDLNARMLLIKTLVAICPMIGLLGTVTGMISVFDVMAVQGTSNARLMAAGISMATMPTMAGMVAALSGVFFSTRLDSKMRIRLEMLKDSMPHH; encoded by the coding sequence ATGATGCTATTCCTGATGGATATATGGGATTCCGTCAGGGGCTTCATGGCCTCCGGGGGAGATGTCCTCTGGTTGGTAGCAGCTGTGCTTTTCCTAATGTGGGTATTAATGCTTGAACGTTACTGGTATCTAAACTGGATATCACCAAAGCAACATCAAGCTGTTATATCTGCATGGGAAGCAAGAGATGAAACACACTCTTGGCACGCACACCGTATCCGTGAAGCTTGGGTGTCCCAAGCTAAGCAAGATTTGAATGCACGTATGCTGTTAATCAAAACCCTAGTAGCAATCTGTCCAATGATTGGTTTACTTGGTACCGTAACCGGTATGATTTCAGTATTCGATGTGATGGCAGTTCAGGGGACGAGTAATGCTCGTCTAATGGCAGCTGGTATCTCAATGGCCACAATGCCAACAATGGCAGGAATGGTAGCAGCGCTATCGGGTGTGTTTTTCAGCACTCGTTTAGACTCGAAAATGAGAATCAGATTAGAAATGCTAAAAGACAGCATGCCTCACCACTAA
- the dinG gene encoding ATP-dependent DNA helicase DinG, translating to MLTDQVKTQIRTIYKDIASAMPQFRSRREQNYMVAEISKTLAGEYDKQRPIIVVEAGTGIGKSLSYLLGAIPLGIASKKKVCIATATVALQEQLLHKDLPFFLQHSGLNFKFGLVKGRQRYVCLAKLEGMMGSQDSSQMAMWQTKPDQSQVEQLQKIHQDYHQKKWNGELDSLKEPIPDFLWQQICCDKHSCHRQVSAHHNCPFHKAREDVDTWDVLIANHSLLFADLELGGGVILPEPEDMFYIIDEAHHLPIVARDFSSGQATIRGACDWLDKANKTCSKLQNQLKTNNIIAPVQAMLDHITDIISLLNQVAQFCDTQPQFFANPETRWRFEHGQLPQSLTIQAENIATATGSGLKQFNKVVSVLSEAIKDGEVPKHQSEGLLSETGFILQRLENLHKVWKMIAKEDNKKGAPTARWIELITGKQQDYLVSASPIEVGFMLESMLWQKAAGVVLCSATLRALNNFNHFAHQVGLSINDGSRFLALQSPFDYENNATLFIPHMDNEPTDDDYTAELATQIVALIEGEMASLVLFASYWQMDKVVELVEGKIPSEQLFIQGSMPRQQILSQHKQRCDDDKPSIIFGTGSFSEGLDLPGDYLTNLIITKLPFAVPTSPVEQAHAEYIKVKGGNPFLQLTIPDASRKLVQSCGRLLRKEQDYGRVTILDRRLVTKRYGKSLIDALPPFRRVIE from the coding sequence ATGCTCACTGACCAGGTAAAAACGCAAATTCGCACCATCTATAAAGACATTGCTTCGGCAATGCCTCAATTTCGTTCACGCCGTGAACAAAATTATATGGTGGCAGAAATTTCTAAAACTTTAGCCGGTGAATATGACAAACAACGACCTATCATTGTTGTTGAAGCAGGTACGGGTATTGGTAAATCACTGTCCTACCTTTTAGGCGCTATCCCCTTAGGCATCGCGAGTAAGAAAAAAGTCTGCATTGCCACCGCAACAGTGGCACTGCAAGAGCAACTACTGCATAAAGACTTACCCTTTTTCTTGCAGCATTCTGGTTTAAATTTTAAATTTGGTTTAGTTAAAGGGCGTCAGCGGTACGTTTGCTTAGCAAAGCTAGAGGGAATGATGGGTTCCCAAGACAGTTCGCAAATGGCGATGTGGCAAACAAAGCCTGACCAAAGCCAGGTTGAGCAACTGCAAAAAATTCATCAAGATTATCATCAGAAAAAATGGAATGGTGAACTTGATAGTTTAAAAGAGCCTATTCCTGACTTTTTATGGCAACAAATATGCTGCGACAAACACAGCTGTCATCGTCAGGTTTCTGCACACCATAACTGCCCTTTCCATAAAGCCCGTGAAGATGTTGACACATGGGATGTGCTTATTGCTAATCACAGTTTATTATTTGCTGACTTAGAATTAGGCGGTGGGGTTATTTTGCCTGAACCTGAAGATATGTTTTACATCATAGATGAAGCCCATCACTTACCGATTGTCGCAAGGGACTTTTCCAGCGGGCAGGCGACGATACGTGGTGCATGTGATTGGTTAGACAAGGCGAATAAAACCTGTAGCAAACTGCAAAACCAGTTAAAAACTAATAATATTATTGCCCCAGTTCAAGCCATGCTTGATCACATCACCGACATTATCAGCTTACTTAATCAGGTGGCTCAGTTTTGTGATACGCAGCCACAGTTTTTTGCCAACCCAGAAACCAGATGGCGTTTTGAGCACGGTCAATTACCTCAATCGTTAACCATTCAAGCTGAAAACATCGCCACAGCAACGGGTAGCGGCTTAAAACAGTTTAATAAGGTGGTTTCGGTTTTATCTGAAGCGATTAAAGATGGTGAGGTGCCAAAGCACCAATCTGAAGGATTGCTGTCTGAAACAGGTTTTATTCTGCAACGATTAGAGAATCTGCATAAAGTGTGGAAAATGATCGCCAAAGAAGACAATAAAAAAGGCGCGCCTACTGCCAGATGGATTGAGTTAATTACCGGTAAACAACAAGATTATTTAGTCAGTGCCTCCCCCATTGAAGTCGGTTTTATGCTTGAGTCCATGCTATGGCAAAAAGCCGCTGGAGTAGTGCTGTGCAGTGCCACACTCAGAGCACTGAATAACTTCAATCACTTTGCCCATCAGGTTGGTTTAAGTATCAATGATGGCAGTCGCTTTTTAGCCCTGCAATCGCCATTTGATTATGAAAATAATGCCACGCTTTTTATTCCCCATATGGATAATGAGCCAACAGATGATGATTACACCGCAGAGCTGGCCACCCAAATAGTCGCCTTAATTGAAGGGGAAATGGCCTCTTTGGTATTATTTGCATCGTACTGGCAAATGGACAAAGTGGTAGAATTAGTTGAAGGTAAAATCCCTAGTGAGCAACTTTTTATTCAAGGTTCAATGCCAAGGCAACAAATTTTAAGCCAGCATAAACAACGTTGTGATGATGACAAACCAAGCATTATTTTCGGCACAGGTAGCTTTTCTGAAGGATTAGATTTGCCAGGCGATTACCTCACCAACCTGATTATTACCAAACTGCCCTTTGCCGTGCCGACATCACCAGTTGAACAGGCCCATGCCGAATATATAAAAGTAAAAGGCGGTAATCCATTTTTACAACTCACCATTCCAGATGCTTCGCGCAAGTTAGTCCAAAGTTGTGGTAGATTACTGCGAAAAGAACAAGATTATGGTCGCGTGACAATCTTAGATCGCCGTTTGGTGACTAAACGTTATGGCAAATCGTTAATTGATGCATTACCGCCCTTTCGGCGGGTGATTGAGTAG